One genomic region from Deinococcus roseus encodes:
- a CDS encoding non-canonical purine NTP pyrophosphatase: METVFYLTTNPGKVQEAQRILIAQHGLDLQIMQPDFEIPEIQSDACAKVALFSARYAAERLGKPCLVSDTGLYLDCLGGLPGPYNAYFEKQLGVQKFLSLIQHETNRKARLEHCFAFCKPGHEPVVFSGGGTGTIAFHSRGHLGRWHDLFYVPDGEDLTLSELRAVDPERESLYWGRAIHEVGEWLRG; the protein is encoded by the coding sequence ATGGAAACTGTTTTTTACCTCACCACCAACCCGGGAAAAGTGCAGGAGGCCCAGCGCATCCTGATTGCTCAGCATGGCCTGGACCTGCAGATCATGCAGCCTGATTTTGAAATCCCAGAAATTCAGAGCGACGCCTGTGCAAAGGTGGCTTTGTTCAGTGCCCGGTATGCTGCAGAGCGCCTGGGAAAACCCTGTCTGGTGTCCGATACAGGCCTGTACCTGGATTGCCTGGGAGGTTTGCCCGGACCCTACAACGCTTATTTTGAGAAGCAACTCGGGGTGCAGAAATTTCTGTCCCTGATCCAGCATGAAACCAACCGCAAAGCCCGACTGGAGCACTGTTTTGCGTTCTGTAAACCCGGGCATGAACCTGTGGTGTTCTCAGGAGGCGGCACAGGCACCATTGCTTTTCACTCCAGAGGACATCTGGGACGCTGGCATGACCTGTTTTATGTGCCTGATGGAGAAGATTTGACCCTCAGCGAACTCCGGGCCGTGGATCCTGAAAGGGAAAGCCTGTACTGGGGCAGGGCCATCCATGAAGTGGGGGAATGGTTGAGGGGGTAA
- the hisD gene encoding histidinol dehydrogenase has translation MKIFTHQQARTALKRNFGEEAIPESMLERIEKTFGERLTPDQVVDRILLDVKTRGDEALREWTRKLDRVHVESLEVTEAEFQAASIGSELEAALSQSIARVREFHQNQPTSGWINHGAGGALGQIVRPMSRVGIYVPGGSAPLISTLIMTAVIAKVAGVPEIIVVTPPDRFGKVHPAILVAAREIGVNRVFKVGGAQAIGALAYGTDSIPQVDKIAGPGNTFVVLAKRKVFGQVGIESLPGPTETLVIADETADSRFVVADLLAQAEHVGAEPVLVTTSEKILYAVQEEIEAQISTLPEPNQSMARESIQERMKMVIVETLEQAFELNNIYAPEHLCLLIRNPWEYLGLIESAGGVFVGEDSMEALGDYIAGPSHVMPTGGTARFSSPLNVRDFQKIISVVGVNRQTLQATGPAAARIARAEGLEAHARAIEVRLEE, from the coding sequence ATGAAAATTTTCACCCATCAACAGGCCAGGACCGCACTGAAACGCAATTTTGGAGAAGAAGCCATTCCAGAGAGCATGCTGGAGCGCATTGAAAAAACCTTCGGGGAAAGGCTCACGCCAGATCAGGTGGTGGACCGCATCCTGCTGGATGTGAAAACCCGTGGGGATGAAGCCCTGAGGGAATGGACCCGCAAGCTGGACCGGGTGCATGTGGAAAGCCTGGAGGTGACCGAGGCTGAATTTCAGGCGGCCAGCATTGGTTCTGAGCTGGAAGCAGCCCTCAGCCAGAGCATTGCGCGGGTGCGGGAGTTTCACCAGAACCAGCCGACTTCTGGCTGGATCAACCATGGTGCAGGTGGAGCACTGGGCCAGATTGTGCGCCCGATGTCCCGGGTGGGGATTTATGTGCCCGGAGGCAGTGCACCCCTGATCAGCACCCTCATCATGACGGCTGTGATTGCCAAAGTGGCGGGTGTCCCAGAGATCATTGTGGTGACCCCGCCAGACCGGTTTGGCAAGGTGCACCCGGCCATTCTGGTGGCGGCCCGAGAAATCGGAGTGAACCGGGTTTTCAAGGTGGGCGGAGCGCAGGCCATTGGTGCGCTGGCTTACGGCACAGACAGCATTCCCCAGGTGGACAAGATTGCTGGACCAGGGAACACTTTTGTGGTGCTGGCCAAACGCAAGGTGTTTGGTCAGGTGGGCATTGAGTCCCTGCCTGGTCCCACCGAAACCCTGGTGATTGCCGACGAAACGGCAGATTCCAGATTTGTGGTGGCAGATTTGCTGGCCCAGGCTGAGCACGTGGGCGCAGAACCTGTGCTGGTCACCACCAGTGAAAAGATTCTTTATGCTGTGCAGGAGGAGATCGAAGCACAGATTTCCACCCTGCCTGAACCCAACCAGAGCATGGCCAGAGAGAGCATCCAGGAACGCATGAAGATGGTGATTGTGGAAACCCTGGAGCAGGCCTTTGAATTGAACAACATTTATGCTCCAGAGCACCTTTGCCTGCTGATCAGAAACCCCTGGGAGTATCTGGGCCTGATTGAATCTGCAGGGGGTGTCTTTGTCGGGGAGGACAGCATGGAAGCGCTAGGAGACTACATTGCTGGCCCCAGTCACGTGATGCCCACGGGAGGCACTGCCCGTTTCTCCAGCCCTTTGAACGTGCGGGACTTCCAGAAGATCATCAGCGTGGTCGGGGTGAACCGACAGACCTTACAGGCCACCGGTCCTGCTGCTGCCAGAATTGCCCGTGCCGAAGGTTTAGAAGCCCACGCCAGAGCCATTGAAGTGCGTCTGGAAGAGTAA
- a CDS encoding DoxX family protein, with product MTTTQDLRTQIAEPNLTRILLADTRLAPLWTVLRIWLGWQWLHAGWGKITNPAGVWVGEKAGVAIEGFLKGALGKTAGEHPDVSGWYASFIQNVALPNAELLSYMVAFGEVLIGVALILGIFTGIAAFFGGLMNANFLFAGTLSTNPIMLIAAFAVVLGWRVAGQYGLDRVVLPYLGVPGAPGTLFRHDARLPQTPIPPAA from the coding sequence ATGACCACCACCCAAGACCTCCGTACCCAGATCGCAGAACCCAACCTCACCCGCATCCTCTTGGCAGACACCCGACTGGCCCCCCTGTGGACCGTGCTCAGAATCTGGCTGGGCTGGCAATGGCTGCATGCCGGATGGGGGAAAATCACCAACCCCGCAGGGGTGTGGGTGGGAGAGAAAGCCGGAGTGGCCATCGAAGGCTTCCTGAAAGGCGCACTGGGCAAGACGGCTGGGGAACACCCGGATGTGTCTGGGTGGTATGCAAGCTTCATCCAGAACGTGGCTTTGCCGAATGCAGAGTTGCTGAGCTACATGGTGGCGTTTGGAGAAGTTTTGATCGGGGTTGCCCTGATCCTGGGGATCTTCACAGGGATTGCAGCGTTCTTTGGTGGGTTGATGAATGCGAACTTCCTGTTTGCGGGAACCCTCTCAACGAACCCGATCATGCTGATTGCTGCGTTTGCAGTGGTGCTGGGGTGGAGGGTTGCTGGACAGTACGGGCTGGACCGTGTGGTGCTGCCTTACCTGGGCGTCCCCGGTGCCCCCGGAACACTCTTCAGACACGATGCCAGACTTCCCCAGACCCCCATCCCACCAGCCGCATAG
- a CDS encoding rhodanese-like domain-containing protein: MTETLNIKSRISQVLSVPAAAPEIAWQHFAAKLTVETDPADVHYDLQHGLDSFILIDARSSKHFEECHIPGAISFPHSKINAESTAHFPKDKPIVTYCWSVACNGSTRAALKLAALGFQVKEMIGGIEYWRREGFAVEGTLGDEAPLVG; encoded by the coding sequence ATGACTGAAACCCTCAACATCAAAAGCCGCATTTCCCAGGTGCTCTCTGTTCCTGCCGCTGCCCCCGAAATCGCCTGGCAGCACTTCGCAGCAAAACTGACCGTGGAAACCGATCCGGCAGATGTGCATTACGACCTGCAGCATGGGCTGGACAGCTTCATTTTGATTGATGCCCGCTCCAGCAAGCACTTTGAAGAATGCCACATTCCGGGGGCCATCAGCTTCCCACACAGCAAAATCAATGCAGAAAGCACTGCACATTTCCCAAAAGACAAACCGATCGTGACCTACTGCTGGAGCGTGGCCTGCAACGGTTCCACCAGAGCCGCCCTGAAACTGGCCGCCCTGGGTTTCCAGGTCAAAGAAATGATTGGCGGCATCGAATACTGGCGCAGGGAAGGGTTTGCGGTGGAAGGCACGCTGGGGGATGAAGCGCCTCTGGTGGGGTAA
- a CDS encoding exodeoxyribonuclease III: MHVTTLNLNGLRSAIQKDLSGWIGKNEPDVLLMQEVRAFPHPEFFDDLGYQTHWHVAERPGYSGVALASKVAPRKVTQGMGFPDFDIEGRVLTVEFDALSVVSAYVPSGSSGEIRQAFKYQFMEVFFGYVRDLIAGLEGRELLIAGDFNICHHPIDLKNWRANQKNSGFLPEEREWLTRFLELGLVDTHRKLLGGQAEYTWWSNRGHAYANNVGWRLDYQFTTPALAEKAHFYHTDRENRLSDHAAVSVKYQFPFG; this comes from the coding sequence GTGCATGTCACCACACTGAACCTCAACGGCCTGAGAAGCGCCATCCAGAAAGACCTTTCCGGATGGATCGGCAAAAATGAACCCGATGTCCTCCTGATGCAGGAGGTCAGGGCTTTCCCTCATCCCGAGTTCTTCGATGACCTTGGATACCAGACCCACTGGCATGTGGCAGAAAGGCCTGGTTACAGTGGTGTGGCCCTGGCCAGCAAGGTTGCGCCACGCAAAGTCACGCAGGGCATGGGGTTTCCCGACTTTGACATTGAAGGACGGGTGCTCACTGTGGAATTTGATGCCCTCTCGGTGGTCAGTGCTTACGTTCCCTCTGGCAGCAGTGGCGAAATCAGACAGGCCTTCAAATACCAGTTCATGGAGGTGTTCTTCGGATATGTCCGCGATCTGATCGCTGGTCTGGAAGGGCGGGAACTGCTGATTGCCGGAGACTTCAACATCTGCCACCATCCCATTGACCTGAAAAACTGGCGGGCCAACCAGAAAAACAGTGGTTTTCTGCCCGAAGAGCGCGAATGGCTGACCCGCTTTCTGGAACTGGGCCTGGTTGACACCCACCGCAAGCTGCTGGGAGGGCAGGCCGAGTACACCTGGTGGAGCAACCGGGGGCATGCTTACGCCAACAATGTGGGATGGCGTCTGGACTACCAGTTCACCACCCCTGCTCTGGCTGAAAAAGCCCATTTTTACCACACAGACCGCGAAAACCGCCTGAGTGACCATGCTGCTGTCAGTGTGAAGTACCAATTTCCCTTCGGTTAA
- the acs gene encoding acetate--CoA ligase, whose amino-acid sequence MSDKAIENVLHENRIFHPSDQYQTTTGTSLETYQQKYQQSIENPEAFWGAVASELHWFQPFSKVLDWNEPFAQWFVDGKTNLSYNALDRHLQDRPNKTAIIWEGEDGEVRTYTYAELTAEVKKFANVLVNLGVQTGDRVTLYLPMIPEAAFAMLACARIGAVHSVVFGGFSSGALSDRINDAGSKVLITADGGYRRGSTVPLKRNADSAAENTPGLEHILVIKRTGQDVDFKEGRDVWYFDAVQNVSAEHEAVALDAQHPHFILYTSGSTGKPKGVLHGLGGYMVNTYQTTQTVFDLKEDDIYWCTADVGWITGHSYIVYGPLLNGATVLMYEGAPNQPDWGRFWKIIQDHKVTILYTAPTAIRSFMRAGSEFPNSYDLSSLRLLGSVGEPINPEAWVWYYTVIGKEKCPVVDTWWQTETGSIMITTLPGAHAMKPGSAGVPMYGVDAAIVDADGHELGADEGGFLVVRKPWPSMLRTVYGDDNRYKTQYWGEIPHVYFAGDGARRDKDGYFTIVGRIDDVLNVSGHRLGTMEVESALVSHPAVAEAAVVGRPDPIKGEGIVAFVTLQTGFEATEQELKAHVAKEIGAIARPDDIRFAEALPKTRSGKIMRRLLRQIAAGQEIKGDTSTLEDVSVIEKLQKAPQQ is encoded by the coding sequence ATGAGCGACAAGGCAATTGAGAATGTGCTGCACGAAAATCGGATTTTCCATCCCAGCGACCAGTACCAGACCACCACTGGCACCTCGCTTGAAACCTACCAGCAGAAGTACCAGCAGAGCATCGAAAATCCCGAAGCCTTCTGGGGAGCAGTGGCCTCGGAACTCCACTGGTTCCAGCCTTTCAGCAAGGTGCTGGACTGGAATGAGCCTTTCGCCCAGTGGTTTGTGGACGGCAAAACCAACCTCTCTTACAACGCTCTGGACCGCCACCTGCAGGACCGTCCCAACAAAACCGCCATCATCTGGGAAGGCGAAGACGGCGAGGTTCGCACCTACACCTACGCTGAATTGACCGCTGAAGTCAAAAAATTCGCTAACGTGCTGGTCAACCTGGGGGTGCAAACCGGAGACCGGGTCACCCTGTACCTCCCCATGATCCCCGAAGCTGCTTTTGCCATGCTGGCCTGTGCCCGCATTGGAGCCGTGCACAGCGTGGTGTTCGGAGGTTTCTCCAGCGGAGCCCTCTCAGACCGCATCAACGATGCAGGGTCCAAAGTGCTGATCACTGCAGATGGTGGATACCGCAGGGGCAGCACCGTTCCTTTAAAACGCAACGCAGACAGTGCTGCAGAGAACACCCCCGGTCTGGAGCACATCCTGGTGATCAAACGCACCGGTCAGGACGTGGACTTCAAAGAAGGCCGGGACGTCTGGTACTTTGATGCCGTCCAGAACGTCAGCGCAGAACACGAAGCGGTGGCCCTGGATGCCCAGCACCCCCACTTCATTCTTTACACCTCCGGCTCCACCGGGAAGCCCAAAGGCGTGCTGCACGGTCTGGGTGGCTACATGGTCAACACCTACCAGACCACCCAGACCGTTTTTGACCTCAAAGAAGACGACATCTACTGGTGCACTGCAGATGTGGGCTGGATCACCGGACACTCTTACATCGTGTACGGACCCCTGCTGAACGGTGCAACGGTCCTGATGTACGAGGGTGCGCCCAACCAGCCTGACTGGGGCCGCTTCTGGAAGATCATCCAGGACCACAAGGTCACCATCCTGTACACCGCGCCCACCGCCATTCGCAGCTTCATGCGGGCAGGCAGCGAGTTCCCCAACAGTTACGACCTCTCCAGTCTGAGACTGCTGGGAAGTGTGGGTGAACCCATCAACCCTGAAGCCTGGGTCTGGTATTACACCGTGATTGGCAAAGAGAAATGCCCCGTGGTGGACACCTGGTGGCAAACCGAAACCGGCAGCATCATGATCACCACGCTGCCCGGAGCCCACGCGATGAAACCTGGCAGTGCAGGAGTGCCCATGTACGGTGTGGACGCTGCCATTGTGGATGCAGACGGCCATGAACTGGGCGCAGACGAGGGCGGTTTCCTGGTGGTGCGCAAACCCTGGCCCAGCATGCTCAGAACCGTCTACGGCGACGACAACCGTTACAAAACCCAGTACTGGGGCGAGATTCCCCACGTGTACTTTGCTGGTGACGGTGCCCGCCGCGACAAGGACGGCTACTTCACCATTGTGGGACGCATTGATGACGTGCTGAACGTCTCCGGGCACCGTCTGGGCACCATGGAAGTGGAATCTGCACTGGTCTCTCACCCTGCAGTGGCTGAAGCTGCTGTGGTGGGTCGCCCTGATCCCATCAAGGGAGAAGGCATCGTGGCCTTCGTGACCCTGCAAACCGGTTTTGAGGCCACCGAGCAGGAACTCAAAGCCCACGTTGCCAAAGAAATTGGAGCCATTGCCCGCCCCGATGACATCCGTTTTGCCGAAGCCCTGCCCAAAACCCGCTCTGGCAAAATCATGCGCCGCCTGCTGCGCCAGATTGCCGCCGGACAGGAAATCAAAGGGGACACCAGTACGCTGGAAGATGTCTCGGTGATTGAGAAGCTGCAGAAAGCTCCCCAGCAATAA
- a CDS encoding FAD-dependent oxidoreductase, with translation MTRPLRIAVIGAGPSGFYATEALLKQTQYDVTVDLIDRLPTPYGLVRYGVAPDHQKIKSVTNIFQKIAANPKVRFLGNVNFGTDITYDDLKAHYDAIFYTVGASSDRSLGIPGENLLGSMSATEFVAWYNGHPDYADRTMPLDIEGVAVVGVGNVAVDVSRILAKTAEELALTDTADHAIEQLKHSKVKDIYVLGRRGAAQAKFTTKELREFGELLNADVVVDPAEVQVDELSAKEMENPGTAKNVEVLQHFSEKPLEGKPRRVHLRFLVSPVEIIGTDRVEGLKIEKNKLVEQDGWVAAVGTGEFETLNVGMVLRSVGYKGVALPGVAFDARKGVIPNEGGRVKTENGVVPGEYTAGWIKRGPSGVVGTNKACAVDSVNLFLEDAATLPKADDANATPEAVDALLAARGARVVTFQDWLELDRHETEKGKAQGRPRVKFATVQDMLSALETVKG, from the coding sequence ATGACCAGACCTCTTCGCATCGCAGTCATCGGCGCAGGCCCCTCGGGCTTCTACGCCACCGAAGCCCTGCTGAAACAGACCCAGTACGACGTGACCGTGGACCTGATTGACCGTCTCCCCACCCCCTACGGGCTGGTGCGTTACGGTGTGGCTCCCGACCACCAGAAAATCAAGAGCGTCACCAACATCTTCCAGAAAATCGCCGCCAATCCCAAAGTGCGCTTTCTGGGCAACGTCAACTTCGGCACCGACATCACCTACGATGATCTGAAAGCCCACTACGACGCCATTTTCTACACCGTGGGTGCTTCCTCTGACCGTTCCCTGGGGATTCCCGGAGAGAACCTGCTGGGCAGCATGAGCGCCACCGAATTCGTGGCCTGGTACAACGGTCACCCCGACTACGCAGACCGCACCATGCCCCTGGACATCGAGGGTGTTGCCGTGGTGGGCGTGGGCAACGTGGCTGTGGACGTGAGCCGCATCCTGGCCAAAACCGCTGAGGAACTGGCCCTGACCGACACGGCAGACCACGCCATCGAGCAACTGAAGCACTCCAAAGTCAAAGACATTTACGTGCTGGGCCGCCGTGGCGCTGCACAGGCCAAATTCACCACCAAAGAGCTGCGTGAATTCGGTGAACTGCTGAACGCCGACGTGGTCGTGGACCCCGCCGAAGTGCAGGTGGACGAACTCTCTGCCAAAGAGATGGAAAACCCCGGCACTGCCAAGAACGTGGAAGTGTTGCAGCACTTCAGCGAGAAGCCTCTGGAAGGCAAACCCCGCCGCGTGCACCTGCGTTTCCTGGTTTCCCCCGTGGAAATCATCGGAACCGACCGTGTTGAAGGCCTGAAAATCGAGAAGAACAAACTGGTCGAGCAGGACGGCTGGGTTGCAGCCGTGGGCACCGGCGAATTTGAAACCCTCAATGTGGGCATGGTGCTGCGCAGCGTGGGCTACAAAGGCGTGGCCCTCCCCGGCGTGGCCTTCGATGCCCGCAAAGGCGTGATCCCCAACGAAGGTGGCCGCGTCAAGACCGAAAACGGCGTGGTTCCCGGCGAATACACCGCTGGCTGGATCAAGCGTGGCCCCTCCGGCGTGGTCGGCACCAACAAGGCCTGCGCTGTGGACTCCGTGAACCTGTTCCTGGAAGACGCCGCCACCCTGCCCAAAGCAGACGACGCCAACGCCACCCCCGAAGCTGTGGACGCCTTGCTGGCCGCCAGAGGTGCCCGTGTGGTGACCTTCCAGGATTGGCTGGAACTGGACCGACACGAAACCGAAAAAGGCAAAGCCCAGGGCCGTCCCCGCGTGAAATTTGCCACCGTGCAGGACATGCTCAGCGCTCTGGAGACTGTGAAGGGGTAA
- the pdxR gene encoding MocR-like pyridoxine biosynthesis transcription factor PdxR, with protein MTPTPKNPRAAVVPPIRLERKKGVSLEQQLVRALREAILQGVLPEGARLASQRQLAREYQVNRNVVVAALETLQAEGYLFTRHGAGTFTGKGVQRATPPLKAPSAGRWLRMLPDIQVDAPHRTGVLEFRVCQPSTAFWNAEDWQKSLKHASRQPMGGDYPDPQGLLAFRQEIALYLNRSRGLHCGPENVLVTAGALQGIDLVARLVVHPEDGVAFEDPGYRLARQVFQTRGAHLAPVAVDEDGLSVEHLQAFAQPPMLAYVTPSHQFPVGGRMPLTRRLSLLDWAEQHDSLILEDDYDSEFRYDAPPLPALASLDTRGRVVYVGSFSKVLSPELRMGYLVAPPVVMQQLIRLKQLSDYHTPTLMQHLLTHFLQTGALDRHIRKMRRMYAELRAALEPLNHLSRDIRLKGLEAGLHAFLELPSALPAQQVAAHCLQRGVLVRDVQNYALGPVQQKGLILGYGHLDLSELKRGVEVLSRVLRSFL; from the coding sequence ATGACCCCCACACCGAAAAACCCCCGAGCTGCTGTGGTTCCTCCCATCCGCCTTGAACGCAAAAAGGGTGTTTCTCTGGAACAGCAATTGGTTCGTGCCCTGAGGGAGGCCATCCTGCAAGGGGTCCTTCCAGAAGGTGCCCGTCTGGCTTCCCAGAGGCAACTGGCCCGGGAATACCAGGTGAACCGCAATGTGGTGGTGGCTGCCCTGGAAACCTTGCAGGCAGAGGGGTATCTGTTCACCCGGCATGGGGCTGGCACTTTTACAGGGAAAGGCGTGCAGCGTGCAACTCCACCCCTGAAAGCACCCTCTGCAGGACGCTGGCTGAGAATGTTGCCTGACATTCAGGTGGATGCACCCCACAGGACAGGTGTGCTGGAATTCCGGGTGTGTCAGCCCAGCACGGCTTTTTGGAATGCAGAAGACTGGCAGAAAAGCCTGAAACATGCCTCCAGGCAACCCATGGGAGGGGATTATCCTGACCCTCAGGGGTTGCTGGCGTTCAGGCAGGAAATCGCCCTTTACCTGAACCGTTCCAGAGGGCTGCATTGTGGCCCTGAGAACGTGCTGGTGACCGCAGGGGCTTTGCAGGGCATTGATCTGGTGGCCCGTCTGGTGGTGCATCCAGAGGACGGGGTGGCCTTTGAAGATCCCGGTTACCGGCTGGCACGGCAGGTGTTTCAGACCAGAGGGGCACACCTTGCTCCTGTTGCCGTGGATGAGGATGGCCTGTCTGTGGAGCATTTGCAGGCCTTTGCACAGCCTCCCATGCTGGCTTATGTCACGCCTTCCCACCAGTTTCCTGTGGGAGGCCGCATGCCCCTGACCCGCAGGCTGTCTTTGCTGGACTGGGCAGAACAGCACGACAGCCTGATTCTGGAAGACGACTACGACAGCGAATTCCGCTATGATGCACCTCCTCTGCCCGCCCTGGCTTCCCTGGACACACGGGGCCGGGTGGTTTATGTGGGCAGTTTTTCCAAGGTGCTCTCGCCAGAACTCAGGATGGGGTATCTGGTGGCCCCTCCAGTGGTGATGCAGCAACTCATCCGTTTAAAGCAGCTTTCTGACTATCACACCCCCACCCTGATGCAGCACCTGCTGACCCACTTTCTGCAGACCGGAGCGCTGGACCGCCACATCCGCAAAATGCGCCGGATGTATGCCGAACTCAGGGCAGCCCTGGAGCCCCTCAACCACCTGTCCAGAGACATTCGCCTGAAAGGTCTGGAAGCAGGACTGCATGCTTTTCTGGAACTCCCTTCTGCCCTCCCTGCTCAACAGGTGGCGGCACATTGCCTGCAGAGAGGGGTGCTGGTGCGGGATGTGCAAAATTACGCTCTCGGCCCTGTGCAGCAAAAAGGCCTGATTCTGGGATATGGGCATCTGGATCTGTCTGAATTGAAAAGGGGAGTGGAGGTGCTTTCCAGAGTGCTGAGGAGCTTTCTTTGA
- a CDS encoding DUF3108 domain-containing protein, whose protein sequence is MQAEELQYQLLVGNKAIGEQKVKIEAERNYWVIKAQTSFSHHLLGTGRREQLSRVRPKSRTSAYYFEGSENGGRKGTSFETLFDRKSGLVTVRQGKDEASIPMTQDYQDPLSLIQMLRELPDEEHALTIPMVGASVHIQRLPDQVISTLEGEKMTRVYYLRPGLSKVYIEMEPPFRPFKLTQPIDGGSMDVVLVRTPERRRPERSERSDRPERPERRDRDAQNNNQNNRDNNREGRDNQNREAQKDASREVRDSRNPRSELVISKTQNNMRKPRSRRK, encoded by the coding sequence ATGCAAGCTGAAGAACTGCAGTATCAGCTTCTGGTGGGCAACAAGGCCATCGGAGAGCAGAAAGTCAAAATCGAGGCGGAGCGCAACTACTGGGTGATCAAGGCCCAGACCTCCTTCTCACACCACCTGCTGGGCACGGGCCGCCGGGAGCAGCTCAGCCGGGTGCGCCCCAAGAGCCGCACCAGTGCCTATTACTTTGAGGGCTCCGAGAACGGGGGCCGCAAGGGCACCAGCTTTGAAACCCTCTTTGACCGCAAGAGCGGTCTGGTGACGGTGCGCCAGGGCAAAGATGAAGCCTCCATCCCCATGACCCAGGATTACCAGGATCCCCTGAGTTTGATCCAGATGCTGCGCGAATTGCCTGACGAGGAGCATGCCCTGACCATTCCGATGGTGGGGGCCAGTGTGCACATCCAGCGCCTTCCTGACCAGGTGATTTCCACGCTGGAAGGGGAGAAGATGACCCGGGTGTATTACTTGCGTCCGGGCCTCAGCAAGGTGTACATCGAGATGGAACCTCCCTTCCGGCCTTTCAAGCTGACCCAGCCCATCGATGGGGGCAGCATGGATGTGGTGCTGGTGCGCACACCAGAGCGCCGCCGTCCTGAGCGCAGTGAGCGCAGTGACCGGCCAGAGCGCCCTGAGCGCCGCGACAGGGATGCCCAGAACAACAATCAGAACAACCGGGACAACAACCGTGAAGGTCGGGACAATCAAAACCGGGAAGCCCAGAAAGACGCTTCTCGCGAGGTGCGGGATTCCAGAAACCCCCGCAGTGAACTGGTGATTTCCAAAACACAGAACAACATGCGCAAACCCAGGAGCAGAAGGAAATGA
- a CDS encoding nuclear transport factor 2 family protein: MQDVLAFLRTHLESIYSRDWETYQSTTSPDLTLYEHFVTPHRQEGLDFHKFMIENSWATQGATSHISILEPKVQMLAAGQVAVCSYTLMLSTVRGDVIHHRSVNESRVLEQREGKWWVVHVHKSPAGGHDAS, encoded by the coding sequence ATGCAGGACGTACTCGCCTTCCTGAGAACCCATCTTGAGAGCATTTACTCCCGGGACTGGGAGACCTATCAATCCACCACCTCACCGGACCTGACCCTCTACGAGCATTTTGTGACCCCCCACCGGCAGGAGGGGCTGGACTTTCACAAATTCATGATCGAAAACAGCTGGGCCACCCAGGGTGCAACCAGCCACATCAGCATTCTGGAACCGAAAGTGCAAATGCTGGCCGCAGGTCAGGTGGCGGTCTGCAGCTACACCCTGATGCTTTCCACGGTGCGGGGAGATGTTATACACCACCGCTCTGTCAACGAGAGCCGGGTGCTAGAACAGAGAGAAGGGAAATGGTGGGTTGTGCACGTCCACAAGAGCCCCGCGGGAGGGCACGATGCAAGCTGA